A genomic region of Thermovirga sp. contains the following coding sequences:
- the rpsS gene encoding 30S ribosomal protein S19: MARSTKKGPFVEQKLLRKVEAMNEEGKKRVIKTWSRRSTIVPDMIGHTIAVHNGRTHIPIFISDNMVGHKLGEFAPTRKFGGHAGQERSTRVR, from the coding sequence ATGGCTCGTTCAACAAAAAAGGGGCCCTTTGTCGAACAGAAGCTTCTCCGCAAGGTGGAGGCCATGAACGAGGAAGGAAAGAAAAGAGTCATCAAAACGTGGTCCAGGCGTTCCACCATCGTGCCGGACATGATTGGGCACACTATCGCCGTGCATAATGGTAGGACCCATATACCGATCTTCATAAGCGATAACATGGTGGGCCACAAGCTTGGGGAGTTCGCTCCCACGCGGAAGTTCGGGGGACACGCCGGGCA